CTATGGGGGAAACTTCTCTGGAGATCAGACTATGGACCTAAAAACCATCGGGACCGTGCTCGTTTTGACCGTGCCGTTTTTCTTTCTGACGATCTGGGCGCTTGTCGACTGCCTGCAGAAGGATTTCGGCAGCATCGGCAAAAAGGCCGTCTGGGGATTAATCGCCGCGGTCCCGTTTGTCGGTGCCATCGTCTACTTCATTTTCGGTTTCAG
The Deltaproteobacteria bacterium genome window above contains:
- a CDS encoding PLDc N-terminal domain-containing protein, with protein sequence MDLKTIGTVLVLTVPFFFLTIWALVDCLQKDFGSIGKKAVWGLIAAVPFVGAIVYFIFGFRKGKRI